One Burkholderia pyrrocinia DNA segment encodes these proteins:
- a CDS encoding MFS transporter, translating into MSPVFLAPLIVACALFMESVDANIIVTALPAMARDFGHNPVTLNIAITAYVVGLGVFIPICGWLADRFGARSVFRTAIGIFVVGSLMCAASNSLGVLTFARFIQGVGGAMMVPVGRIIIFRAVPRSDLVRAMNYLAIPALFGPTVGPLVGGFITTYLHWRMIFFINVPIGIYGIYLASKHIANTHEPDPGPLDWFGFLLSASGAALLLMGLTLLDGSLTSRSNAVAMCVAGAVLLALYVPYARRKERPVLDLSFLKIPTYHASVVGGSLFRIGLGAVPFLLPLALQEGLGMSAFHSGLITCASALGGAVSRSTATHTLRRFGFRTVLIYNAAFAGLAIAAYGVFHPGMATWAIWLIVLVGGIFPALQFTSLNSMIYADISPRDAGRATSLGSVVQQMSLGLGVTVAGIVLHVSHWLQGHQTMVWSDFWPAFVVVGLCSFASIPITRRLPPGAGDEVARGKRQ; encoded by the coding sequence ATGTCGCCCGTCTTTCTAGCACCGCTCATCGTTGCCTGTGCGTTGTTCATGGAAAGCGTCGACGCGAACATCATCGTCACCGCGCTGCCCGCGATGGCGAGGGACTTCGGGCACAACCCCGTCACGCTGAACATTGCGATCACGGCCTATGTGGTCGGGCTCGGCGTATTCATCCCGATCTGCGGCTGGCTTGCCGACCGCTTCGGCGCACGCTCCGTTTTCCGCACCGCGATCGGCATCTTCGTCGTCGGCTCGCTGATGTGCGCGGCCTCCAATTCCCTCGGCGTACTCACGTTCGCGCGCTTCATTCAGGGCGTCGGCGGCGCGATGATGGTGCCCGTCGGCCGCATCATCATCTTCCGCGCGGTGCCGCGCTCGGATCTCGTGCGCGCGATGAACTACCTCGCGATTCCCGCGCTGTTCGGGCCCACGGTCGGGCCGCTCGTCGGCGGCTTCATCACGACCTACCTGCACTGGCGGATGATCTTCTTCATCAACGTGCCGATCGGTATCTACGGAATCTATCTCGCGAGCAAGCACATCGCGAACACGCACGAGCCCGATCCGGGCCCGCTCGACTGGTTCGGCTTCCTGTTGTCGGCGAGCGGCGCCGCGTTGCTGCTGATGGGCCTCACGCTGCTCGACGGCTCGCTCACGTCGCGCTCGAACGCCGTCGCCATGTGCGTGGCCGGCGCCGTGCTGCTCGCACTTTACGTCCCGTACGCGCGCCGCAAGGAACGCCCGGTGCTCGACCTCAGCTTCCTGAAGATCCCGACCTACCACGCGAGCGTCGTCGGCGGGTCGCTGTTCCGCATCGGCCTCGGCGCGGTGCCGTTCCTGCTGCCGCTCGCGCTGCAGGAAGGGCTCGGCATGAGCGCGTTCCATTCGGGGCTCATCACGTGCGCGTCCGCACTCGGCGGCGCGGTCAGCCGCTCGACGGCCACGCATACGCTGCGCCGCTTCGGCTTTCGGACGGTGCTGATCTACAACGCGGCGTTCGCGGGGCTCGCGATCGCCGCGTACGGCGTGTTCCATCCCGGTATGGCGACCTGGGCGATCTGGCTGATCGTGCTCGTCGGCGGCATCTTCCCCGCGCTGCAGTTCACGAGCCTGAACTCGATGATCTACGCGGACATCTCGCCGCGCGACGCGGGCCGCGCGACCAGCCTCGGCAGCGTCGTACAGCAGATGTCGCTCGGGCTCGGCGTGACGGTCGCCGGCATCGTGCTGCACGTGTCGCATTGGCTGCAGGGCCACCAGACGATGGTGTGGTCGGATTTCTGGCCCGCGTTCGTCGTGGTCGGGCTGTGCTCGTTCGCGTCGATTCCGATCACGCGGCGGCTGCCGCCCGGCGCCGGCGATGAAGTCGCGCGCGGCAAGCGGCAATAA
- the treA gene encoding alpha,alpha-trehalase TreA has protein sequence MTSRRAASIASRFPRHRAPRRAPPAPRLRWAAALAVAYLAVAGCAAQADNANQAAAQAVSPSAVPTAAAVAGPASGTLLPPPSQLYGDLFVAVQTAQIYPDQKTFVDATPNTDPATIVQLYQQQKSQPGFSLKAFVGQHFTPPPEGGVTPPPNQTLRQHIDWLWPQLTRTSATVPQYSSLIPMPKPYVVPGGRFREGYYWDTYFTMLGLQVSGREDLVDDMLDNFAHLIDTIGHIPNGNRTYYASRSQPPFFAYMVTLAAQVEGDKVYQKYLPQLRKEHAYWMQGETTTPRGQAARNVVAMPDGAVLNRYWDASDTPRDESYLEDVTTAKSAPGRPANDVYRDLRAGAESGWDYSSRWFGDGKTLATIRTTSIVPVDLNSLMFHLETTIVKGCAVTRDVACVTDFSGRAARRAAAINRYLWNRHGYYGDYDWQLRKPRDAVTAAALYPLFAGVAWPERAKATAREVRKTLLQPGGLATTTENTGQQWDAPNGWAPLQWIAVDGLRRYGEPALAKDIGTRFLSDVKHVYATEGKLVEKYVVEGAGTGGGGGGEYPLQDGFGWTNGVTLKLLGLYGE, from the coding sequence ATGACGTCACGTCGTGCCGCATCGATTGCATCTCGCTTCCCGCGTCATCGTGCGCCGCGCCGCGCGCCACCCGCGCCGCGTCTTCGCTGGGCCGCCGCACTGGCCGTCGCGTATCTGGCGGTCGCCGGCTGCGCCGCGCAGGCCGACAACGCGAACCAGGCCGCCGCTCAAGCGGTCAGCCCGTCAGCGGTGCCGACTGCGGCCGCGGTTGCCGGCCCCGCGTCGGGCACGCTGCTGCCGCCGCCGAGCCAGCTCTACGGCGACCTGTTCGTCGCGGTGCAGACCGCGCAGATCTATCCCGACCAGAAGACCTTCGTCGACGCGACGCCCAATACCGATCCCGCGACGATCGTGCAGTTGTATCAGCAACAGAAATCGCAGCCGGGCTTTTCGCTGAAGGCGTTCGTCGGCCAGCACTTCACGCCGCCCCCGGAAGGCGGCGTGACGCCGCCGCCGAACCAGACGCTGCGCCAGCACATCGACTGGCTGTGGCCGCAGCTCACGCGCACGAGCGCAACGGTGCCTCAATACAGTTCGCTGATTCCGATGCCGAAGCCGTATGTCGTGCCGGGCGGCCGTTTCCGCGAAGGCTACTACTGGGATACCTATTTCACGATGCTCGGGCTGCAGGTGTCGGGGCGCGAGGATCTCGTCGACGACATGCTCGACAACTTCGCGCATCTGATCGACACGATCGGGCACATCCCGAACGGCAACCGCACGTACTACGCGAGCCGCTCGCAGCCGCCGTTCTTCGCGTACATGGTCACGCTCGCCGCGCAGGTCGAAGGCGACAAGGTCTACCAGAAATATCTGCCCCAACTGCGCAAGGAACATGCGTACTGGATGCAGGGCGAAACCACGACGCCGCGCGGCCAGGCCGCGCGCAACGTGGTCGCGATGCCCGACGGCGCGGTGCTGAACCGCTACTGGGATGCGAGCGACACGCCGCGCGACGAGTCGTATCTCGAGGACGTGACGACCGCGAAGTCGGCGCCCGGCCGTCCCGCCAACGACGTATACCGCGACCTGCGCGCGGGCGCCGAAAGCGGCTGGGACTACAGCTCGCGCTGGTTCGGCGACGGCAAGACGCTCGCGACGATCCGCACGACGTCGATCGTGCCGGTCGACCTGAACAGCCTGATGTTTCATCTCGAGACGACGATCGTAAAGGGCTGCGCGGTGACGCGCGACGTCGCGTGCGTGACCGATTTCTCAGGGCGCGCGGCGCGGCGCGCGGCCGCGATCAATCGCTATCTGTGGAATCGCCATGGTTATTACGGCGACTACGACTGGCAACTGCGCAAGCCGCGCGACGCCGTGACGGCGGCCGCGCTGTATCCGCTGTTCGCGGGCGTCGCGTGGCCCGAACGCGCGAAGGCGACCGCGCGCGAGGTACGCAAGACGCTGCTGCAGCCGGGCGGCCTCGCGACGACGACCGAGAACACCGGTCAGCAATGGGACGCGCCGAACGGCTGGGCGCCGCTGCAGTGGATCGCGGTCGACGGGCTGCGCCGTTATGGCGAACCGGCGCTCGCGAAGGACATCGGCACGCGTTTCCTGTCCGACGTGAAGCATGTGTATGCGACCGAAGGCAAGCTCGTCGAGAAATACGTGGTCGAAGGCGCGGGTACGGGTGGCGGCGGTGGCGGCGAATATCCGTTGCAGGACGGCTTCGGCTGGACCAACGGCGTCACGCTGAAACTGCTCGGTCTGTACGGCGAGTGA
- a CDS encoding carbohydrate porin codes for MKNCLEPVPRKPRLNTLAALLLSLAAAPAFAQSASPATAEPAAGASDAAAPAQQAADAAAPAPTGFRERSNLLGNMGGLRDLLGDHGVTLSLQETSEYLYNTSGGTNRGGAYQGLTQFGFNIDTGKAIGLTGGTFNVSALQIHGTNLTQRYLQTLQTATGIEANSTTRLWELWYQQSLLDGKVDVKVGQQSVDQEFMVSQNAATFMNATFGWPVLPSTDLPAGGPAYPLSSLGVRLRVKPADAWTAMVGVFDGNPAGRTDGDAQVLNAHGTNFNLRSGAFVIGEVQYALNAPPADPKAPQPAGLPGTYKLGFWYQSQHANDPRYGTDGLSLANPASNGIPATHRGNYGFYAVADQMVWRPSADSPRSVGVFARVMGAPGDRNIVDFAANAGVTLKAPFKGRDNDVAGLAVGYAKVGSHARGLDGDTGTYTTPGYPVRRAEAVVEATYQYQVTPWWQLQADLQHFFRPGGGIPNPNAAGARIGDETVVGVRTTITF; via the coding sequence ATGAAGAACTGCCTCGAACCCGTCCCGCGCAAGCCGCGCCTCAATACGCTCGCCGCGCTGCTGCTGTCGCTCGCCGCCGCGCCCGCGTTCGCGCAATCGGCGTCGCCGGCCACGGCCGAACCGGCGGCCGGCGCGAGCGACGCCGCCGCCCCCGCACAACAGGCCGCCGATGCTGCCGCGCCCGCGCCCACCGGCTTCCGGGAGCGCTCGAACCTGCTCGGCAACATGGGCGGCCTGCGCGACCTGCTCGGCGATCACGGCGTCACGCTGAGCCTGCAGGAAACCAGCGAGTACCTGTACAACACGTCCGGCGGCACGAATCGCGGCGGCGCCTACCAGGGGCTCACGCAATTCGGCTTCAACATCGACACGGGCAAGGCGATCGGGCTGACGGGCGGCACGTTCAACGTGTCGGCGCTGCAGATCCACGGCACCAACCTCACTCAGCGCTACCTGCAGACGCTGCAGACCGCGACCGGCATCGAAGCGAATTCGACCACGCGCCTGTGGGAGCTCTGGTATCAGCAGTCGTTGCTCGACGGCAAGGTCGACGTAAAGGTCGGCCAGCAGAGCGTCGACCAGGAGTTCATGGTGAGCCAGAACGCGGCGACGTTCATGAACGCCACGTTCGGCTGGCCCGTGCTGCCGTCCACCGACCTGCCGGCCGGCGGCCCCGCGTATCCGCTGTCGTCGCTCGGCGTGCGGCTGCGCGTGAAGCCGGCCGACGCATGGACCGCGATGGTCGGCGTATTCGACGGCAATCCGGCCGGCCGCACCGACGGCGACGCGCAGGTGCTGAACGCACACGGCACCAACTTCAACCTGCGCAGCGGCGCGTTCGTGATCGGCGAAGTGCAGTACGCGCTGAACGCGCCGCCGGCGGACCCGAAGGCGCCGCAACCGGCCGGGCTGCCTGGCACCTACAAGCTCGGCTTCTGGTATCAGTCGCAGCATGCGAACGATCCGCGCTACGGCACCGACGGCCTGTCGCTCGCGAATCCGGCGAGCAACGGCATTCCGGCTACGCATCGCGGCAACTACGGGTTCTACGCGGTCGCGGACCAGATGGTATGGCGGCCGTCGGCCGACAGCCCGCGCTCGGTCGGCGTATTCGCACGCGTGATGGGCGCGCCCGGCGATCGCAATATCGTCGATTTCGCCGCCAATGCAGGCGTGACGCTGAAGGCGCCGTTCAAGGGACGCGACAACGACGTCGCGGGCCTCGCGGTCGGCTACGCGAAGGTCGGCTCGCACGCGCGCGGCCTCGACGGCGATACCGGCACCTACACGACGCCCGGTTATCCGGTGCGCCGCGCGGAAGCCGTCGTCGAGGCGACCTACCAGTACCAGGTCACGCCGTGGTGGCAACTGCAGGCCGACCTGCAGCACTTCTTCCGTCCGGGCGGCGGCATCCCGAACCCGAACGCGGCGGGTGCGCGCATCGGCGACGAAACGGTGGTCGGCGTGCGCACGACGATCACGTTCTGA
- a CDS encoding NRAMP family divalent metal transporter, which translates to MSTPSNVSPPIVAERSAVLDEAHLGDIRGALGTIAHHDTAARGTWWARLRTLLAIIGPGLIVMVGDNDAGAFGTYTQAGQNYGTTLLWTLLLLVPVLYVNQEMVLRLGAVTGVGHARLIFERFGKFWGAFSVIDLFLLNALTIVTEFIGITFVLDFFGLPKVAGVCVAAALTMAAVSTGDFRRFERFAIGLCVLSLLLVPVLVSIHPPVSQMTRDFFVPNWPAHAKLSDVMLLVIGIVGTTVAPWQLFFQQSYVIDKRITPRFMKYEKADLWIGIAFVLVGAVAMIGFSAALFNGHPEAGNFTDAGGIIVGLERYAGRTGATLFAVALLDACIIGAAAVSLSTAYAIGDVFKIRHSLHRGVSDAKGFYLVYFGIVAAAATLVLIPGSPLGLLTEAVQTLAGVLLPSATVFLLVLCNDRQVLGPWVNSTKLNVFTGAVIWVLVLLSIILTASVMYPDISGEAIVDVLVGGTVLAIAGYLATVLVRRHKRVVEPALDRSLRDTWRMPPLDALEPQNMTLATRIWMAVLRGYLVIAVGLVIVKVVQMTLLK; encoded by the coding sequence ATGTCCACGCCATCCAATGTCTCTCCACCGATCGTCGCAGAACGCAGCGCCGTGCTCGACGAAGCCCACCTGGGCGATATCCGCGGCGCGCTCGGCACGATCGCGCATCACGATACCGCCGCGCGCGGCACATGGTGGGCGCGGCTGCGCACGCTGCTCGCGATCATCGGCCCGGGCCTTATCGTGATGGTCGGCGACAACGACGCCGGCGCATTCGGCACCTACACGCAGGCCGGCCAGAATTACGGCACGACGCTGCTGTGGACGCTGCTGCTGCTCGTGCCCGTGCTGTACGTGAACCAGGAAATGGTGCTGCGCCTCGGCGCGGTCACGGGCGTCGGCCATGCTCGCCTGATCTTCGAGCGCTTCGGCAAGTTCTGGGGCGCGTTCAGCGTGATCGACCTGTTCCTGCTCAATGCGCTGACGATCGTCACCGAGTTCATCGGCATCACGTTCGTGCTGGATTTCTTCGGGCTGCCGAAGGTGGCCGGCGTGTGCGTGGCTGCCGCGCTGACGATGGCCGCGGTGAGCACCGGCGATTTCAGGCGCTTCGAGCGGTTTGCGATCGGGCTGTGCGTGCTGAGCCTGCTGCTGGTGCCCGTGCTCGTGTCGATCCATCCGCCCGTCTCGCAGATGACGCGCGATTTCTTCGTGCCGAACTGGCCTGCGCACGCGAAGCTGTCGGACGTGATGCTGCTCGTGATCGGCATCGTCGGTACGACGGTCGCGCCCTGGCAGTTGTTCTTCCAGCAGAGCTACGTGATCGACAAGCGCATCACCCCGCGCTTCATGAAGTATGAGAAGGCCGACCTGTGGATCGGCATCGCGTTCGTGCTGGTCGGCGCGGTCGCGATGATCGGCTTCAGCGCCGCGCTGTTCAACGGGCATCCGGAAGCCGGCAACTTCACCGACGCGGGCGGCATCATCGTGGGCCTCGAGAGGTATGCGGGCCGCACGGGCGCGACGCTGTTCGCGGTGGCGCTGCTCGACGCTTGCATCATCGGCGCGGCGGCCGTGTCGCTGTCGACCGCGTACGCGATCGGCGATGTGTTCAAGATCCGCCATTCGCTGCATCGCGGCGTGTCCGACGCGAAGGGCTTCTATCTCGTGTACTTCGGCATCGTTGCGGCCGCGGCCACGCTCGTGCTGATCCCGGGCAGCCCGCTCGGCCTGCTGACCGAAGCCGTGCAGACGCTCGCGGGCGTGCTGCTGCCGAGCGCGACGGTGTTCCTGCTCGTGCTGTGCAACGACCGTCAGGTGCTTGGGCCCTGGGTCAACTCGACGAAGCTCAACGTGTTCACGGGCGCGGTGATCTGGGTGCTCGTGCTGCTGTCGATCATCCTGACCGCGTCGGTGATGTATCCGGATATCAGCGGCGAAGCGATCGTCGACGTGCTGGTGGGCGGCACCGTGCTGGCGATCGCGGGTTATCTCGCGACGGTGCTGGTCCGCCGCCACAAGCGCGTCGTCGAACCGGCGCTCGATCGCTCGCTGCGCGACACGTGGCGCATGCCGCCGCTCGACGCGCTGGAGCCGCAGAACATGACGCTCGCGACGCGAATCTGGATGGCCGTGCTGCGCGGCTATCTGGTGATCGCGGTCGGTCTCGTGATCGTCAAGGTCGTGCAGATGACGCTGCTGAAGTAA
- a CDS encoding helix-turn-helix transcriptional regulator — MSDIALHEEAVAPSFARPSRGPNACADALRERAVQVVWCDDVKRGDVAQPHAPKLGVADTLAHAQSTAERNRIVTSLLHLTGFSTFAYFALEFARERVESLYLHEAFTPATYRGDYVRHNHHDVDPRTLGARVCNMPIVWDLQQLRREHRERDDGPCVTPAALDGFLQTMQDDGMCSGIMYSMAVPGTRLHAFMSFTAPRRTREWITPATIEQALSIGLSVHKFASPQLIATSRERAVNGLTPFEQELLLGIAEGASDKEIGRRLDTSAHNVDYHLRKLRKRFGVANRIQLTYLTSKLELI; from the coding sequence ATGTCCGATATTGCATTGCATGAAGAAGCGGTCGCCCCAAGCTTTGCCCGCCCGTCGCGCGGGCCGAACGCATGCGCGGATGCGCTGCGGGAGCGTGCCGTGCAGGTGGTCTGGTGCGACGACGTCAAGCGCGGCGACGTCGCGCAGCCGCACGCGCCGAAGCTCGGCGTCGCCGATACGCTCGCGCACGCGCAGAGCACGGCCGAGCGCAACCGGATCGTCACGAGCCTGCTGCACCTGACAGGCTTCTCGACGTTCGCGTACTTCGCGCTCGAATTCGCACGCGAGCGGGTCGAAAGTCTCTACCTGCACGAAGCGTTCACGCCGGCCACCTATCGCGGCGACTACGTGCGTCACAACCATCACGATGTCGATCCGCGCACGCTCGGCGCGCGCGTGTGCAACATGCCGATCGTGTGGGACCTGCAGCAGTTGCGCCGCGAACACCGCGAGCGCGACGACGGCCCGTGCGTGACGCCGGCCGCGCTCGACGGCTTCCTGCAGACGATGCAGGACGACGGGATGTGCAGCGGCATCATGTATTCGATGGCCGTGCCCGGCACGCGGCTGCATGCGTTCATGAGCTTCACCGCGCCGCGCCGCACGCGCGAATGGATCACGCCGGCGACGATCGAGCAGGCACTGTCGATCGGGCTGTCGGTGCACAAGTTCGCGTCGCCGCAACTGATCGCTACATCGCGCGAGCGCGCGGTGAACGGACTCACGCCGTTCGAGCAGGAACTGCTGCTCGGCATCGCCGAAGGCGCATCCGACAAGGAGATCGGCCGTCGTCTCGACACCAGCGCGCACAACGTCGACTACCACCTGCGCAAACTGCGCAAACGCTTCGGCGTCGCGAACCGGATCCAGCTCACGTACCTGACGTCGAAGCTCGAGCTGATCTGA
- a CDS encoding helix-turn-helix transcriptional regulator: MTYADGAPRVEWFSQADITTAAAYSNEYQAIERGVFTGIQIAPGKTDLAPVDFAQCHARLRQIGFSTLGYGAYEMIGRRILCAHLLRDLAPATFMQPFIEGMLYESDPRFAQVRQSGFPVAWRLDEIEAAAQGSGDRKVLALAGHLRAHAMNSGVIFSLSAPRLDLRVAVNVTSETHGTEWIDDRVIGGALSVSLAVHRVALPFLEARIARMRGFALGDEQQQVLDRLVHGLSDQEIASALRTSLHKVGHHIRSLEKLFNVQNRAQLAYLAARRLQP; this comes from the coding sequence ATGACATATGCTGACGGCGCACCACGCGTCGAGTGGTTTTCACAAGCCGATATAACGACCGCTGCCGCTTATTCGAACGAATATCAGGCAATCGAGCGCGGCGTTTTTACCGGCATTCAAATCGCGCCCGGTAAAACCGACCTTGCTCCGGTCGATTTCGCGCAATGTCATGCGCGATTGCGGCAAATCGGATTCAGTACGCTCGGTTACGGCGCCTACGAAATGATCGGGCGGCGCATCCTGTGCGCGCATCTGCTGCGCGACCTCGCGCCGGCGACGTTCATGCAGCCGTTTATCGAAGGGATGCTGTACGAGAGCGACCCGCGGTTCGCGCAGGTGCGGCAGAGCGGCTTTCCGGTCGCGTGGCGGCTCGACGAGATCGAGGCGGCCGCGCAGGGCAGCGGCGACCGCAAGGTGCTGGCGCTCGCCGGCCATCTGCGCGCGCACGCGATGAACAGCGGCGTGATCTTCAGCCTGTCGGCACCGCGCCTCGACCTGCGCGTCGCGGTGAACGTAACGTCGGAGACGCACGGCACCGAATGGATCGACGATCGCGTGATCGGCGGCGCGTTGTCGGTCAGCCTTGCCGTGCACCGCGTCGCGCTGCCGTTCCTCGAGGCGCGCATCGCGCGCATGCGCGGCTTCGCGCTCGGCGACGAGCAGCAGCAGGTGCTCGACCGTCTCGTGCACGGGCTGTCCGACCAGGAGATCGCGAGCGCGCTGCGTACGTCGCTGCACAAGGTCGGCCACCATATCCGCTCGCTCGAAAAACTCTTCAACGTGCAGAACCGCGCGCAGCTCGCGTACCTCGCCGCGCGGCGCCTGCAGCCCTGA
- the sctV gene encoding type III secretion system export apparatus subunit SctV: MAEPKALPRDWQRLFSAGRGVSGRRLGGASPRADLFLAAFIVAVVALFILPLPQAALDGMISLNLAASVVLLTVSTYVPSAVSFSSFPALLLFTTLFRLALNIASCKLILLHANAGHVIDAFGRLVVGNNVVVGGVVFLVIAVVQFIVIAKGSERVAEVGARFSLDAMPGKQMSIDADLRAGIISADEARERREKLEQESQMHGAMDGAMKFVKGDAIAGLVIAFINIVAGIAVGTLMHGMDIGAALQRYAILTVGDGMASQIPSLLVSIAAGIVTTRVATRDARQRQLGEQLGEQLGAHPRALLIAALVLAGFLVVPGFPKWSFALIALGLGAFAFSQLKRKTTAPSFNLIQIAGRVGTADDGQPAKVSHAAGVTSLIAVSLSDDLRTSLNLAQLQAALSSAKARVDADIGTVFPRITLNDDEGAAAGTYRIYLQDVLAAHGALKPGWLLWDGVAPLPERAERQPAEAFGPFATALWIKPDGAAPDGKWLSSESALAAHVEQIVRQHADELLGIQETQALVHLVRREHPELVGELTRLVPLQRVTEVLRRLLAEQVPIRNLRVIFESLITWAPNEPDDVIALVELVRVDLRRMITDRHAGTTRQLRVVLFEQNLQERIESAVMRTKQGNFLALSSAIKQDIGEQVRAIVQAAQAAGPGGHGNAQGAARLAVMVALGARRYVKTILQPVLPELAVLSYQEVEEDVQLHTVGWVKNPPDDGTVGAGADVRVPGAVQ; encoded by the coding sequence ATGGCAGAACCGAAGGCGCTCCCCCGCGACTGGCAGCGGTTGTTTTCCGCTGGCCGCGGCGTGTCCGGACGGCGTCTCGGGGGCGCGTCGCCGCGCGCCGACCTGTTCCTCGCCGCGTTCATCGTCGCGGTCGTCGCGCTGTTCATCCTGCCGCTGCCGCAGGCCGCGCTCGACGGGATGATCTCGCTGAATCTCGCCGCGAGCGTCGTGCTGCTGACGGTGTCGACCTACGTGCCGTCGGCGGTCAGCTTCTCGTCGTTTCCCGCGCTGCTGCTGTTCACGACGCTGTTCCGGCTCGCGCTGAACATCGCGTCGTGCAAGCTGATCCTGCTGCACGCGAACGCCGGCCACGTGATCGACGCGTTCGGGCGGCTCGTCGTCGGCAACAACGTCGTGGTGGGCGGCGTGGTGTTCCTCGTGATCGCCGTCGTGCAGTTCATCGTGATCGCGAAAGGGTCGGAGCGGGTGGCCGAAGTCGGCGCGCGCTTTTCGCTCGACGCGATGCCGGGCAAGCAGATGAGCATCGACGCGGACCTGCGCGCGGGCATCATCAGCGCGGACGAAGCGCGCGAGCGCCGCGAGAAGCTCGAGCAGGAATCGCAGATGCACGGCGCGATGGACGGCGCGATGAAGTTCGTGAAGGGCGACGCGATCGCGGGCCTCGTGATCGCGTTCATCAACATCGTCGCGGGGATCGCGGTCGGCACGCTGATGCACGGGATGGATATCGGCGCGGCGCTGCAACGCTACGCGATCCTGACAGTCGGCGACGGGATGGCATCGCAGATTCCGTCGCTGCTCGTGTCGATCGCGGCGGGCATCGTGACGACGCGCGTCGCGACACGCGATGCGCGGCAGCGCCAGCTCGGCGAACAGCTCGGCGAGCAACTGGGCGCGCATCCGCGCGCGCTGCTGATCGCGGCGCTGGTGCTGGCCGGTTTTCTTGTCGTGCCCGGCTTTCCGAAGTGGTCGTTCGCGCTGATCGCGCTCGGCCTCGGCGCGTTCGCGTTCTCGCAGCTCAAGCGCAAGACGACCGCGCCGAGCTTCAACCTGATTCAGATCGCGGGGCGCGTCGGCACGGCCGACGACGGCCAGCCCGCGAAGGTGTCGCACGCAGCCGGCGTCACGTCGCTGATCGCGGTATCGCTGTCCGACGACCTGCGCACGAGCCTGAATCTCGCGCAACTGCAGGCCGCGCTGTCGAGCGCGAAGGCGCGCGTCGACGCGGACATCGGCACGGTGTTCCCGCGCATCACGCTGAACGACGACGAGGGCGCCGCGGCCGGCACGTACCGGATCTACCTGCAGGACGTGCTCGCCGCGCACGGCGCGCTGAAACCGGGCTGGCTGCTGTGGGACGGCGTCGCGCCGCTGCCCGAGCGCGCGGAGCGCCAGCCGGCCGAGGCGTTCGGCCCGTTCGCGACCGCGCTGTGGATCAAGCCCGACGGCGCGGCGCCGGACGGCAAGTGGCTGTCGAGCGAAAGCGCACTCGCCGCGCACGTCGAGCAGATCGTGCGCCAGCATGCGGACGAATTGCTCGGAATCCAGGAGACGCAGGCACTCGTGCATCTCGTGCGCCGCGAACACCCCGAACTCGTGGGCGAGCTGACGCGGCTCGTGCCGCTGCAGCGCGTGACCGAAGTGCTGCGCCGGCTGCTCGCCGAACAGGTGCCGATCCGCAACCTGCGCGTGATTTTCGAGAGCCTGATCACGTGGGCGCCGAACGAACCCGACGACGTGATCGCGCTGGTCGAACTCGTGCGCGTCGACCTGCGCCGGATGATCACCGACCGCCATGCGGGCACGACGCGCCAATTGCGGGTCGTGCTGTTCGAGCAGAACCTGCAGGAGCGGATCGAGAGCGCGGTGATGCGCACGAAGCAGGGCAATTTCCTCGCGCTGTCGAGCGCGATCAAGCAGGACATCGGCGAGCAGGTGCGCGCGATCGTGCAGGCCGCGCAGGCGGCCGGCCCCGGCGGCCACGGCAACGCACAGGGCGCGGCGCGGCTCGCGGTGATGGTCGCGCTCGGCGCGCGCCGCTACGTGAAGACGATCCTGCAGCCCGTGCTGCCCGAGCTGGCGGTGCTGTCGTACCAGGAGGTCGAGGAGGACGTACAACTGCATACGGTCGGCTGGGTGAAGAACCCGCCGGACGACGGCACGGTCGGCGCGGGCGCCGACGTGCGCGTGCCGGGAGCCGTGCAATGA
- the sctS gene encoding type III secretion system export apparatus subunit SctS, which produces MTSSTILDLTRQALMLVLLLSLPIVLIATVTGLVVAILQAVTQVQDANIGIAVRLIAVMVALVLLSGWLGGEVLRFAQQALERMFVSSTGVL; this is translated from the coding sequence ATGACGAGCTCGACGATCCTCGACCTGACGCGTCAGGCACTGATGCTCGTGCTGCTGCTGTCGCTGCCGATCGTGCTGATCGCCACCGTCACGGGCCTCGTCGTCGCGATCCTGCAGGCCGTCACGCAGGTGCAGGACGCCAACATCGGGATCGCGGTGCGGCTGATCGCCGTGATGGTCGCGCTCGTGCTGCTGTCGGGCTGGCTCGGCGGCGAAGTGCTGCGCTTCGCGCAGCAGGCGCTGGAACGCATGTTCGTTTCTTCCACAGGAGTCCTTTGA